The following nucleotide sequence is from Labeo rohita strain BAU-BD-2019 chromosome 3, IGBB_LRoh.1.0, whole genome shotgun sequence.
GCTGATGGGCGCCgccatattatatataatattaataaaacatgccGTCAGATTATATTTGTAGGATCATTATTgccgcttccatagacatcagcgtgtataaatgtatattacaaGCTATGTGTATGTTACAAGCTATAAATGTATGGTTTTGCtagtacttatgtgtatttaaatgtctgaacctaaaataagcattatatagttgaaaacactgaataggTGTGATAATATGACAAGTGCTCAGCGCCTGTgatctggctcagcgccagccaaaGTGCTAAtgcagatttgaattcagcagcTGATCACGTGATGCGCTTAACGTTCTAATCACACGGGAGTAATTGTATGCTTCAGGGACCAGTCAAGAAtgatcacactggtgtgatcGTGCGCGTCAAAGGGTTAAGTATGTTACTAAAATTTCCAAAGTAAAGCACCATACAtagttttatttgttgaacataTTGATATTTTCTTGATATAATTACAACTCCACTGAGTCATTTTTCTCAACGCAtccattaaaatacataaactttTCATATGTAATGACATTCACACAAATGCAAAATGTGTGTTTATCTACAAAAACAGTTTCAAGCATTTAACCGTAAGTCTTCAGATCCAAAGTTTTTTACAGTCATGAGAAACATAAATTGCCAAGTGTGTTTACAAAGGCTCCTTGGAATTGGCTTGTCAGTTATTAGACaattgaaacaaacattattaaacTTACATCTAATTTTGTCATGATATAGACTTTTTGTAAGATCTTACTTGCTATGTAGAGAAGTGTGATTCCAGAAACACTCAAAGTGGTGTTGAATTTCATCCTTCTGTTCTTCTCTGGAAATGCCCACCCCTGAGAATGGGGACCAGACAGTTCAGTATGTAGCTGCAGTATCATGTGTAATGTGCACAGAATGCAAATTTTCTGTATGCAAAGAAGATGCAAGGAAGACCTGCTAATCATTAAAAGGATCATACTGTATCagtcctggagtgccgatgtcctgcagagtttagctccaacctagaaaaaaaaaataaaataaaataaaataaaattcacctgcctgtagccttAGTAATCcagaagaccttgattagcttgttcagatgtgtttgattagggttagagctaaactctgcaggacagcggcactccaggaccaacGTTGCCTATCCCTGCTCTATGGGAatactgtatcccacaatgcaatgcgtTTCACTTAATTTTCCATTTCCAGCAAGATGAAAAAACTTCACTCCACTAAATGGCAGCATCGTATCCCAGACGGACTCATTTGAAACAACTTCACATTCTCACCCGTTATTTTTGGTTGACAGCAAGTCAAAAAGCACAATCTAGCTCGAATAGGATAACCAAcctgcaaaaataaatgcaaaatataaatggaGCATTATAAATGGTTTAGAGCAGCAGAATTGCCTCTTACTTTAGTTGAAAGTGATAATAAACTTTAGGTGAAAGTGAGATAAATTCCATCCCAGAAATTATGCGTGGCATTTGTGTGGGCTTTTCTGCAATATCATAAACAGCTGCATAATGACATTCCTTGCAAGACACAACAtcctaaataaattacaaattggctttttgccaaaaaacaaacaaacaaacaaaaaaaacatctaaccACACATATTCTCTCCACACTCtctgctgttgttttttatgtatttgttataCACTTGTTTACAGCAATTGATTAATACATTTAGAATAATTTGAAAAGCATGTTGCCTTTGTACAGTTGCCCTTGCTGGGCTTGAAAGCAGAAGGTAATGTGATTAGCTGTGCTGATAATATACAATTCTATTCCATAAATGTCTTACTTTTTAAAGGTTAATCGTAGCGGTTTCTtctaaaaaatgaaactgaaagtgaaattgaagtgatgtgtggccaagtatggttaCCCATACGGAATTTgcgctctgcatttaacccatccaagtacatacacacagtagtgaacacacacacacacacagcgtgAACAGCCGGAGCAGCATCTCTACGGCGCTGATAGTATTAGTGCTAACTTCCAGCAACTGAGCGGCTCCACATCCACCgttgctttaaaaaagaaaaaaaaaaaaaaaacatctgagtgAATGGCGCTGACGCGACTCTCTCTCTCAGGGGCATCATGCACTCATTATTTTTGAGGGGGCATGGGAGGGTGAGGGGGGTGATAAGGACTGATATAGGCTTACGCTAtaattcttttttccccctttttattCGAAATACTCCCAACCGTGTTGACTATGTCTTGAAATATCTCGAttcttaaatgcattttcagcttTGTAGAATTGATCTATAATGGGCGATGGGCAAAGTAGCGTAATACTGTGTAATCTATTAAGTACGCATAAAAACCCgtctttttacttaagtactaGATATAGGTTTTATGccgtaaaatatttttattacgaCTGACTTTGtatttaatgtgaatttaataaaaacattgctaATTATAACACTTTCATTGTACAGAAAGagagcaaagaacatttacattatcaaagaacattttCATTCAGTCTAGCCAGAGTTGAAGCACTCTCAAAAACTcccattataatcactgaagctgttTACAGTGTGAAATGAATATCTTACTTTCGTACGCACAACTGCACTTTGTTGTTTCTGATTAGAGAATTCGCCAAAGAATTCAGTCAGTCATCTGAACACATCTGATTGGTCATTGCATTCAAAAGCTCAACAGAATCGTGTGATTAGTTATAATGAGCGCTGTAGAAACGCGCCTGTCTttggctcagcgccagccagCGAACGCAGATTTGAATTTAGCAGCTTAATTGATGAGCGGCACTGAACGTTCTAAAAACGTCGGTGTGATTGTatcaaatacaatatatatatatatatattaatcggctgttttttgtcttttggaaaCTTCATTCAAAATCCATTTGGCTCAAAAATCTGAGGGGAACGTGCCCCCTTACTTTCAATGGGCATGACGCCTCTCATTTAACGACTCTGCACAGGACTCTCGTTAGTTCCACTGAAATCTATCGGTAACGACGGAACTTACGACCATAGTTGCTttcgggaaacgcacccctggtcTCTTCTGATGGCTCATACTGTAGGCTACAGCCTCTCCTTATTGGACGCATCAGGAAATGCAGGGGCGTAAAACTGCCTGGGCCATATATCTGCCTGCTCCAGGTCTGCAGTCTCTCCCTTCTCTTTCAGAACGCAATGAGCGATCCAGAAATTATACCGCTGAGTGAGAGAGACTCCACAGCAGAAAACCAGCAGCAGCCGGACAGTCGTGATGAGGACGCCGCGCTGAACTCAGTTGAGGACCGTAAACACAAGACGAAAGTCAGCGCTGGACTGCTGGGCGAGAGTTCAGCAGTGATTTTGGTGCTCGGGTTCCTGTTTCTGATGTGGATTGTGGTTCTGATCTCAGCCCAACAGCTCACCATCAGCAGCCCCGGACACTTCAACGCCGTCCGGGCCAGGTACACTTTACGATATTCAAGTGGGAATACCACGGCACTTTGAAGTTCACTATAATATTGCACAATTACCATTAATAACCAATAATTATAAgatgaataataaaatgtttaattgtctttgtgtgtatcttaatttgatatttatgtttatttaatgttctaaattaagttgtaataattatatttttaattagaatgaataataataataaaaaaagtcatttgcTTACATTAACTGTAGTTACTTAGGCCTTCTGATACTCTGTTAGGCTACTGATAGGCTATTATGTTGCGAATTATCTCAAaggggaaatgtatataaataattacaattaattatgattaattacaataatttatattagCTGCCAGTAGTAATCATAGCAGAATTAGATTACTAGAGatctatcataacaaatgcatacaacagaatacaataaaaacacaaaatacaatgcagtaatactatacacaatgacctggggctTTGTGtaataggaaggtcaaagaaaggtttgtctgtgaataaATAGGAAAGAGTcaatttctataggcattgtgtctttcctgtGGGCAAATGTAGTGTGCTCTGCTTGCATTCCTTTGAGCAATAAAACCCATGTTATCAGATGGTCGCGCTGGCAACTGAACCCTTTTGGGGTTGTCTCCAGAACTCCAacatatagctggcttgttggttttaaatattatttgtgaaatgtaacaaataacctTGTTTCGGATTGGTCCAGAAgctacaattattattacttatggGTTCAAGCCATTAGCTCATTAATTCAGTTCTtggatctctctcctaatgagttgatgatctcaatcaggtgtgttgaataagggagacatgcaaaatgtgcagagcagtggacctccaggaccaggattgagaaccactggcgTAAATGATCGTGCATATGTGCGAAAACTGTATTCATATCATACTATAGACTTCCTCATTCTGCCTTTGCCTCTAGaatcactgctgtcaatcaaatcatttgttaaatgatcaagaacatgtaaaaaaaataaataaataaataaataaataaactacttttaaaaaactagtcctaggtttttttgcttagtctggactctctaggccaataatgaaatcctaaaggaaaactcaaaacttgcaacatgCAACAGGTCATTCTAATCAagaatgcaaagttttaagaGGATTGGACtgcagctggtgctataacaggcATAAgctttcaaaaatgtttctatggtaaattgcctggatttgccaaaaatgcttttttaaaatgatttatttaggTGTTtacaagcttgctaaataatgtctttttttcatagGTGCTTAAAGGCCTTAAGTGCTTGAACCACGgaaatcgctgcttgcagctatgtttgttttgttttttttttgttttgttttttgttttgtttgttttgttttttttttttttttctcttatatCAGTTGTGGTTGATGAAATTTATCACAGTATTATTATGGCAACTCTGCTTTATTGGATTAACTGTAGCTACCATGGTACAAAAAAGGatgatttatgaaaaatattgatCAACTTCAAAGCATTAATAACATCTGTCTGCTGGGTTTTGATACAAAGTAGGTTAATTTTAGTATAACTTATATTAGTATACTTTTATAGTAAATATCTTGCAGGGCACAGAAGCCATAGCAGCAGATTTATGCGTGTACAACTGTTTTGTTGTGTATGTATCAGGAAACATTTGGAGCAGATCACCAGCGTCGGGCCGCGGACCGTTGGAAGCCCAGAGAACGAGATCACCACGGTCAACTACCTGCTGGATCAGATCGAGCAAATCCGGAATGAGAGCAAAACCGGACCTCATTCCATCACGGTGGACGTCCAGCGGCCCACCGGCTGCTTTAGAATCAGCATCTACACCAGCTGCTACGACCGTCTGACCAACATCGCGGTCAAACTTGAGCCGCAGACGGGCGCGCAACACTTCATGCTCGCTAACTGCCACTTTGATTCAGTGGCCAACAGCCCAGGTACGTTTCTACAATGTTTGATCGATGCTTCACAAGTGTCGTTTCATAGCTCAGGGGACATTGGTTTTATCTGCTTTGCAAAGATTATAATGAAGCTTCATTAGTGAgagttaataaaatgttattgctGTAAGTATGAAAAAGGCTTAAATGAGCCTCTCGTCATCATCAAGTGAGAATGGTCAAATAAATGTGGAGATCCTTAGATAAAAAATGACTGAGTTTATAGAGATctctctgactttttttttgcagacaTGAGCAGAAATGCTCcatatttcttaatttgtgacctttttcttttttttttttttgctgttgtttcaaGTCATCAGATTGTGATCAGAAGTGATCAGATTGAGCATTTTAGGTTTCAGTGTGTTTACTGTCAGTGTTCTTTGAGTCAGATCTCATGTCTTTCTagttttttactgtgtttgtgtctgATGTTGGTTAACTGCAGGTACTGTGTGATTAATAacgtgtgtttttgtgtgtgtttcaggagcCAGTGATGACGCCGTCAGCTGTTCAGTGATGTTGGAAGTTTTACATTCTCTGTCGAATCTCTCCACGCCGCTCAAACACGGCGTCATCTTCCTGTTCAATGGGGCAGAGGAGACCATCCTGCAGGTAAAAGGTCACGGCACAGCTGACCTTTGACCCCAGCGAGCATGTGATTGTGAACTGTGTTCAGGCATTTTGGTCACTGTTaacatccatctctctctcagGCCAGTCACGCCTTCATTACCCAGCATCCCTGGGCTAAGCAGGTGCGAGCGTTTGTGAACCTGGATGCGGCAGGAGTAGGAGGGAAAGAGCTGGTGTTTCAGACAGGTAAACACTCAATACACCTCAATACAGAGTTAAAAGAATAGATCACTATCAtcatcctgtcatcatttactcacacttgtgttgttctaaaccagtggttctcaaccagtcAGTCTAAAGAAGGCAATGCAGGCTTGACAGTcagctaaaactattaaaaataaagatatttcttATTTCAATTCACCCTAGAATTCAGATGGTCTTGAAAAACGTTCAGTAGCGGTAGGCCATCTGACAAAATTTTATATAGTGACTAAGCATGTCatcataataatgttaaaatacagCAGTGACTGCCTACTAGATGACTATGAGTGTTCAAATGATATCACACATCACTATTATGTGTCTTTCATGTGTGCTTGatgtattaaaaaacaattctgCATGAGCTAGCAGTAGCAGCacaatgaattaaattttagtttaagagaatactttttgtacgcaaataaaataaaataaaataatgtttttattcaacaatttgtttcCTCTGTGTCAGTGTAGCatcattttggagagtatccacTGGATGTAAACTGTGTACGCCAGATATGCTATTTTCAATCAAATCAAAGTGTAAATACGTAGAAAGCATACCCATGTGGTGTGACTGACACAGACCGGCATATGCAGTTTGCCTCCAgtggatactctccaaaatggcactactaaattttcattttggggtggagtaacacTTTAAAGAGACAACAGCCTAAAAGACGTACTGCTGTCTGTGTCATAAAGTTAATCAGAGAAACATCACTCTCTGCTCCTGACTCAATAGTGTTATAACTTTAGGAAGAATGAAAGTACATTTGATACATACAGTGATGCAGTGTTTTTAGGTGGGGTCTTAGGCTTTAATGTCCATTTTGACAGCTGATTGTTTAACCCTCTGGCCCTGGAAATGTCATGTCTGTCAAGTATTTGCtgagttttgtttcatttttgggacTTGTTTCAGAGAGCagttcacagagacagagaaGACAGAGACCGcacactgtttttttcttctttattttacaaaagcacagcattttgttgttattacgaatgtatacaaataaatgtagaccctttacagattcaaacAATGTATTGCTCTGatctgtacgatcaaaaatgacaaagtAATTTAAGTTCCTTTAGGGGTTATCaggaaaaatgctgcaaaatgcATGGCATGTTTGTTGACCCCAGAGAGTTAATGCAATACTGTGTTTATTAAATGGTGTCCATAGGCTTGTTCCAGTCAGGATATGCTTGATAGTACCTCTCAAAATTGGGAAAATCGCAATCCAGATTGTGGATCGTGATTTTGCATTATAAGACgtcatattttaagattaaatacCCCTAATTAGGATAAACGAGGAAGccttattttaaaagtaatttctaNNNNNNNNNNNNNNNNNNNNNNNNNNNNNNNNNNNNNNNNNNNNNNNNNNNNNNNNNNNNNNNNNNNNNNNNNNNNNNNNNNNNNNNNNNNNNNNNNNNNNNNNNNNNNNNNNNNNNNNNNNN
It contains:
- the LOC127157515 gene encoding endoplasmic reticulum metallopeptidase 1-like, with protein sequence MSDPEIIPLSERDSTAENQQQPDSRDEDAALNSVEDRKHKTKVSAGLLGESSAVILVLGFLFLMWIVVLISAQQLTISSPGHFNAVRARKHLEQITSVGPRTVGSPENEITTVNYLLDQIEQIRNESKTGPHSITVDVQRPTGCFRISIYTSCYDRLTNIAVKLEPQTGAQHFMLANCHFDSVANSPGASDDAVSCSVMLEVLHSLSNLSTPLKHGVIFLFNGAEETILQASHAFITQHPWAKQVRAFVNLDAAGVGGKELVFQTGKHSIHLNTELKE